Within the Cyanobacteria bacterium GSL.Bin1 genome, the region TGAAAAAATCCGCAATCAAGCGATCGCGTCACAACTATGAGAGGGTTTGGCGAGATGGAAGAGCGATCGCCACCCTATTTACCCGCGCCATTATTTGAAAAAACTGGGGTATCGTCAGAACCAATATAACCAAATTGCCAATTATGCCCTAACTCAAAGCGGGATTAATATTCTTGCTCGGCGATCGCGTACCAGAAGACTTTCGATTGACCCGAAGGGTCACCGAGCTTCCCTCGATCGCGCTCATTAAGTTTCAATATCCTCAAGAAATTCTGAGGCTGGATCAACACCTGTGACCAACAAACGATCGCGCGCCCGAGTACAAGCCACATACAGCAAATGCCGTTCTGTCCGATAAACTTCTTCTAAATCCGCTTCATCGGCAACCGTTTCAATCCGTTCTTGTAAGGGAATCACTTCATCATCACACGCCATGACCGCAACCGCCCGAAATTCCATTCCTTTGGCTAAGTGCATGGTGCTAACGGCAATACAGTCGGAAGTGGGAATAATTTTATGGTCTAACTCGACAGAGTTCGCTTGAGCCAGTTCAATAGCGTGTTTTGCTCGTTCCAGTTGTTGCGTTTCTCGAACGAAGATGCCAATTTCATAGGGCTGAAACCCATTGTCGAGACAGTCTTTAATCCATTTGCCAACGGTTTGGATTTCCTGATTGGAATCGGAAAGAATCTCCAGTTGCGGTGGGGGACCATTAAAAACAGAGACAGTTCCTTTGCGTTCTTCTACATTGCCGTCCACATCGCTTAAAGAGAAGGGGAGGAGACGATCGGCTTTTTCTCGGATTTGGTGGCTGGTGCGATAATTAATATTTAAGGTGCGCGATCGCCCTCTGATATCAACCCCTAATGCTTTCCATGAAAACGGTTGCTGGAAGATGCGCTGACCTTGATCGCCGGTGAAAAAGAGACTATCTGGATGTTGTTTGCCTAAACTCGCCAGAAAATGTAACTCAGCGATTCCCAAATCCTGTGCTTCATCGACAACGGCAAAGTCAAAGGGATATTCGCTAGACTCAACTAAAGCCTCCTCTACCCTCCGAAAAATGCCTGCCCAGGTGACTAAGTTTCTCTGATCAAGTTCTTGGTTAACGCGCTCAAAAATTGACCACAAGGCTTCTCGTTGTTTCCCGCCAAGACGAGTTTTTCGTCCCAGACGCGGGACTTCCCGATAGGCTTCCCAGGATTGAATCTGCCAAGCATCAGCCACTTCTGTCCATTCTTCCCATAAGAACCGTTCAGTAAAGCGATCGGGTGCGATTTCTGCTCCTACTTCTACCAGCAGCGATCGCCGCACATCCGGTGTAGCAATTTTCGGCTGACCCAATTTCTGTTTATACAGTTCATAGCCAAAGTCTTTAATCGATCTCACCCAAACGCGATCGGCGATTTCCGAGTTACTGCCAATCAGACGCTCTAGTTTAATGGCAAGGGCATCAGCAAGAGCATGAGAAAATGTGGTGAGTAAAACTTTTGCTTGGGGATGCTGACGAGCTAAAAAGACCGCACGATGGAGGGCGACGATGGTTTTCCCGGTTCCAGCCGAACCAGAAACGCGGGCGGGTCCATTAAATGGGCGTTCGACTAATTCTCGTTGAGCAGGATGCAAGAAAACACTCCATTTTTCCCAAGGAAACGCTAAAGCCCGCTCTAATTCCTCGACATCAGTAAGAACTCGAAAACGGCGTTGTGCATCGGGATGGTTAAAGGGATCGGTGTCGGAGGGAACTTCTTTGGCAATCTTCGGTTTACCGCCAGTCGCGAGTTCTAATAGAGCTTCTGCTGCTTCTTGGGGTAAATGTTCGGCAATGTCAAAGAGAGTGTCTTCTGTGGCTTGTCGCACTTCTTTCAGCCAGTCGGTCGGAACGCCATATCCGAGTAAATCATCATCGCTCACTTCGGCAAATAGCAAGGGCTTTTTCGGTTTCTTGGCGGTCTCGCGCTCAGGGGAAGAAATGGTAACCTCTTCTACAGTTTCCCGCACTTCTACAATTTGTGCTGCTCCTGTGCGAGGATGGCATTCAATTTTTCGTTTTCTAGCCCAAGCATAAGCATCATCATGGTGATCCACATAGCAAAGCAGTAAACTGGTGTCTGTTTTGTGGATAATGAGGCGCAAATCGCGGTTAACACTAACCGACCAGAATCGGGCATCTTTTAGGCGATCGAGTTTATGAAATTTTAGACTCGGTTGAGCAGGATTCATTTGCAGGTCAAAGGCGGTGGTTTTGACTGCTTTTTGTTCCTGATTGGTTAGTTGTGCCAAACTATTTGTAAATGTGTCTGCAATGCGAAATTCCATGTCTATTCTTGACTTAACTTTTAGATATTTTAAGAAAGATCAATAATAATTTGATTGATTTTGCTTTTGAGATCAGGTAAGTTTGTTTCAACAATCATCCATACTTCCTCTAAATCTACCCTGAGATAATTGTGAATTAGTACATCTCTTAACCCTGCCATTCTTCGCCAAGGAACATTAGGATATTGCTCCCGCGTTTCCGAAGATAAAAGTTTGGTTGCTTCTCCAATAATTTCTAAATTGCGAATGACAGCATCTTGCATCATGCGATTTTGTAGAAAGACTTCCTTGCCTTCAATTGTATAGGCTTCTATATTTTCTATACAGTCTTTGATATTACTCAAGTAAAGAAGTTCATTTTTCATAATGGAATCGCTTCTTCTAATACTTTTTCTCGGATTATTTCATGGAGATTTTCAGGTTTAGCAATATCAACTTTTATGCCGAGTAAGTCTTCTAGCTCTTGTTTTAGTGCGATTCTATCTAGCAAACTAATTCCTTGTTTTAAATCCATTAATAAATCAAGATCGCTATTTGGGGTTGCTTCTCCTCTCGCGTAAGACCCAAAAACACGAATATTAGAAGCTCCATATCTTGCTGAAATCTCTATGATTTCTTGTTGTTTTGCTTTAAGATTTGGGGGAATTGGACTGGTATTAGTTCGATTCATCTAGAGTTTCCTTAATAATTTGTTTGATTTAATTGATTTCCTGTCAAAAATCACTGAATATCGTCTAAAATTTGTTGAAGTTGTTGTTTTAATTGAGGAAAATCTTGCTGAGCCGTATTCCACAAAATCTTTAGATTAATTCCAAAATAGTGATGGATCATTTTGTCTCTCATTCCTGCAATTTCTTTCCAAGGGACGCTCGGATAAGCATCTCTTATTTCTAGGGGAACTTGCTTGGAGGCTTCACCGACAATTTCTACAGCACGGGTAACCGCAAAAATGGTTTTTTGATCAGCTTGAAAGGCAGCAAAGTCAAAACCAAGAATAAATTGTTCAGTGGCATTAATGGCATCAAGCATATCTTGTAAGTAGTCTTCTACTTTGCGATTGCTCATAAATAAATGACTTCTTTTAGGATATTTTTTCCCAAGTGCGGTTTGAGTCCATCTTTCGTTACTAAATCGACTTTTCTACCCAGTTTTTCACTCAATTGATTTTCTAAGTGGCAAAAAGTGAACAGTCCAAACTCAATATCAGGACTAAACTCAACTAAAATATCAATATCGCTATTGTCATCTTCTTCCCCTCGGACATAAGAGCCAAAAATCCCCATTTCTTTGATTTGATATTGTTCTTTGATTTCAGGAAAATAAACTCTTAATTTTT harbors:
- a CDS encoding DUF86 domain-containing protein — protein: MKNELLYLSNIKDCIENIEAYTIEGKEVFLQNRMMQDAVIRNLEIIGEATKLLSSETREQYPNVPWRRMAGLRDVLIHNYLRVDLEEVWMIVETNLPDLKSKINQIIIDLS
- a CDS encoding nucleotidyltransferase, translating into MNRTNTSPIPPNLKAKQQEIIEISARYGASNIRVFGSYARGEATPNSDLDLLMDLKQGISLLDRIALKQELEDLLGIKVDIAKPENLHEIIREKVLEEAIPL
- a CDS encoding nucleotidyltransferase, whose translation is MIDQTSKQSSELQNILQKLRVYFPEIKEQYQIKEMGIFGSYVRGEEDDNSDIDILVEFSPDIEFGLFTFCHLENQLSEKLGRKVDLVTKDGLKPHLGKNILKEVIYL
- a CDS encoding UvrD-helicase domain-containing protein, translating into MEFRIADTFTNSLAQLTNQEQKAVKTTAFDLQMNPAQPSLKFHKLDRLKDARFWSVSVNRDLRLIIHKTDTSLLLCYVDHHDDAYAWARKRKIECHPRTGAAQIVEVRETVEEVTISSPERETAKKPKKPLLFAEVSDDDLLGYGVPTDWLKEVRQATEDTLFDIAEHLPQEAAEALLELATGGKPKIAKEVPSDTDPFNHPDAQRRFRVLTDVEELERALAFPWEKWSVFLHPAQRELVERPFNGPARVSGSAGTGKTIVALHRAVFLARQHPQAKVLLTTFSHALADALAIKLERLIGSNSEIADRVWVRSIKDFGYELYKQKLGQPKIATPDVRRSLLVEVGAEIAPDRFTERFLWEEWTEVADAWQIQSWEAYREVPRLGRKTRLGGKQREALWSIFERVNQELDQRNLVTWAGIFRRVEEALVESSEYPFDFAVVDEAQDLGIAELHFLASLGKQHPDSLFFTGDQGQRIFQQPFSWKALGVDIRGRSRTLNINYRTSHQIREKADRLLPFSLSDVDGNVEERKGTVSVFNGPPPQLEILSDSNQEIQTVGKWIKDCLDNGFQPYEIGIFVRETQQLERAKHAIELAQANSVELDHKIIPTSDCIAVSTMHLAKGMEFRAVAVMACDDEVIPLQERIETVADEADLEEVYRTERHLLYVACTRARDRLLVTGVDPASEFLEDIET
- a CDS encoding DUF86 domain-containing protein, which encodes MSNRKVEDYLQDMLDAINATEQFILGFDFAAFQADQKTIFAVTRAVEIVGEASKQVPLEIRDAYPSVPWKEIAGMRDKMIHHYFGINLKILWNTAQQDFPQLKQQLQQILDDIQ